One genomic region from Amycolatopsis sp. FBCC-B4732 encodes:
- a CDS encoding SigB/SigF/SigG family RNA polymerase sigma factor: MSGPAQGSGDGPDVGALFAQLAALPPDSPERDRVRDTLVRAHLELARNLARKFRNRDEAMEDLVQIATVGLIHAVDRFDPDQGTDFLAFAVPTISGELRHHFRDNSWSVRVPRRLKELNANISAAREELTVQLSRAPKPSEIAGRLGVPIEDVYEGLRAGQGRYGASLDHLLENAAHTRFGAPDAELGQAELREALRPMLESLPERERKIVALRFGSGMSQSDIARRVGVSQMQVSRLLAATLKKLRSGLDESELAEGT, encoded by the coding sequence GTGAGCGGTCCCGCCCAGGGCAGCGGGGACGGACCGGACGTCGGCGCGCTGTTCGCGCAGCTCGCCGCGCTGCCGCCCGACTCGCCGGAACGTGACCGCGTCCGCGACACTCTCGTGCGCGCGCACCTGGAACTGGCGCGCAACCTGGCCCGGAAGTTCCGCAACCGCGACGAGGCGATGGAGGACCTGGTCCAGATCGCCACGGTCGGGCTCATCCACGCCGTCGACCGGTTCGACCCCGACCAGGGAACGGACTTCCTGGCGTTCGCGGTGCCGACCATCTCCGGCGAGCTGCGGCACCACTTCCGGGACAACAGCTGGTCGGTGCGGGTGCCGCGGCGGCTCAAGGAGCTGAACGCGAACATCTCGGCCGCCCGCGAAGAGCTCACCGTGCAGCTCTCCCGCGCGCCCAAGCCGAGTGAGATCGCCGGCCGCCTCGGCGTGCCCATCGAAGACGTCTACGAAGGCCTTCGAGCCGGTCAGGGCCGCTACGGCGCTTCGCTGGACCACCTGCTGGAGAACGCGGCGCACACCCGGTTCGGGGCGCCGGACGCCGAGCTGGGCCAGGCCGAGCTGCGGGAGGCGCTGCGCCCGATGCTGGAGAGCCTGCCGGAGCGGGAGCGCAAGATCGTCGCGCTGCGGTTCGGCTCCGGGATGAGCCAGTCGGACATCGCCCGCCGTGTCGGGGTGTCCCAGATGCAGGTGTCGCGGTTGCTGGCTGCGACGCTCAAGAAACTGCGTTCGGGCCTGGACGAATCCGAGCTGGCCGAAGGCACCTGA
- a CDS encoding MarR family winged helix-turn-helix transcriptional regulator → MTSGPDGLGTRLRHVLEVLDGDVARFLADIGLDGYRPRYSPVVRALLARGPLAIRDLAAEMRVTHSAASQTVAQMNRDGLVALEPGADARQRIVSLTAKARDLLPLIEAEWAATTEASEALEAELPYSLRALLDAIVEALDRKPFRERIGETEAARDLR, encoded by the coding sequence ATGACATCGGGTCCGGACGGGCTGGGGACCCGGCTGCGGCACGTCCTCGAGGTGCTCGACGGCGACGTCGCGCGGTTCCTCGCCGACATCGGCCTCGACGGCTACCGGCCGCGCTACTCCCCGGTGGTGCGGGCGCTGCTGGCGCGCGGCCCGCTGGCCATCCGCGACCTCGCCGCGGAGATGCGCGTGACGCACTCGGCGGCCAGCCAGACCGTCGCGCAGATGAACCGGGACGGCCTCGTCGCGCTCGAACCGGGCGCCGACGCCCGGCAGCGGATCGTGTCGCTCACCGCGAAGGCGCGTGACCTGCTGCCGCTGATCGAAGCGGAGTGGGCGGCGACGACGGAGGCGTCGGAAGCGCTGGAGGCCGAACTGCCGTACTCGCTGCGCGCGCTGCTGGACGCGATCGTCGAAGCCCTCGACCGGAAGCCGTTCCGGGAGCGGATCGGGGAGACCGAAGCCGCGCGCGACCTGCGCTGA
- a CDS encoding metal-dependent hydrolase: MGRTHALTGWCAGLALAPAVGAGSVHQAVVFAATTAGFALLPDLDHPGASASRLLGWLTGALSWLLRRVSAAFYALTKGPRDEKVTGQHRHLSHTVLFAAGLGALTSWGTTTGGPWAVVGVVIFGLMLAEGALGDWLLPVSGSAVAWWFFTAPPDRAGELASISGWLGIAVAAGCLTHCLGDALTESGCPFLFPIPIAGETWYELGPPKALRFKTGKKVEKRLIFPVFVVLGVLLVPGVWDWSVSTFERLFIPPTSQQATTP, from the coding sequence ATGGGGCGGACGCATGCCCTGACCGGCTGGTGCGCGGGCTTGGCCCTGGCGCCCGCGGTCGGGGCGGGGTCGGTGCACCAGGCGGTGGTCTTCGCGGCTACCACGGCGGGTTTCGCCCTGCTGCCCGACCTCGACCACCCCGGGGCGAGCGCTTCGCGCCTCCTCGGCTGGTTGACCGGCGCCCTTTCGTGGCTGCTGAGGCGTGTTTCGGCGGCGTTCTACGCGCTGACGAAGGGCCCGCGCGACGAGAAAGTCACCGGCCAGCACCGCCACCTTTCGCACACGGTCCTCTTCGCCGCCGGCCTCGGCGCGCTGACTTCGTGGGGCACCACCACCGGCGGCCCCTGGGCGGTCGTCGGCGTGGTGATCTTCGGGCTGATGCTGGCCGAAGGCGCACTGGGCGACTGGCTGCTCCCGGTGAGCGGATCCGCGGTGGCGTGGTGGTTCTTCACCGCCCCACCGGATCGCGCGGGCGAGCTGGCGTCGATCTCGGGCTGGCTCGGCATCGCGGTCGCGGCCGGGTGCCTGACCCATTGCCTGGGCGACGCGCTCACCGAGTCCGGGTGCCCGTTCCTCTTCCCGATCCCGATCGCCGGCGAGACCTGGTACGAGCTGGGTCCCCCGAAGGCGCTCCGGTTCAAGACCGGCAAGAAGGTCGAGAAGCGGCTGATCTTCCCGGTGTTCGTGGTGCTCGGCGTGCTGCTGGTGCCGGGGGTGTGGGACTGGTCGGTCAGCACGTTCGAGCGCCTGTTCATCCCGCCGACTTCCCAGCAGGCGACCACGCCTTGA
- a CDS encoding aldo/keto reductase: MENRKIARLGREVSVVGLGCWQLGADWGEVDENDALAVLHAAADAGVTFFDTADVYGDGRSERLVGRFLAERGDVFVATKMGRRVEQVPENYAAANFREWNDRSRRNLGVDTLDLVQLHCPPTPVYSSGAVYDALDEMVAEGRIKAYGVSVETCEEALTALARPNVASVQIILNCLRLKPLERVLPAAAEAGAGIIARVPLASGLLSGRYTASTTFAENDHRNFNRHGEAFDVGETFSGVPYEAGLAAVERLRGLVPEGQALAQFALRWIIDQPGVSTVIPGARNAAQATANTAAAALPALSAEALAGVRETYDELIRPLVHDRW, from the coding sequence ATGGAGAACCGGAAGATCGCCCGGCTGGGCCGTGAGGTGTCCGTCGTGGGGCTCGGCTGCTGGCAGCTCGGCGCCGACTGGGGCGAGGTCGACGAGAACGACGCGCTGGCCGTGCTGCACGCCGCCGCGGACGCCGGGGTCACGTTCTTCGACACCGCCGACGTCTACGGCGACGGCCGCAGCGAGCGGCTGGTCGGCCGGTTCCTCGCCGAGCGCGGGGACGTCTTCGTGGCGACCAAGATGGGCCGCCGGGTCGAGCAGGTGCCGGAGAACTACGCCGCCGCGAACTTCCGCGAGTGGAACGACCGGTCGCGCCGCAACCTCGGCGTCGACACGCTCGATCTGGTGCAGCTGCACTGCCCGCCGACGCCGGTGTACTCCTCCGGCGCGGTGTACGACGCCCTCGACGAGATGGTCGCCGAAGGCCGGATCAAGGCGTACGGCGTGAGCGTCGAGACGTGCGAAGAGGCGCTGACGGCGTTGGCGCGCCCGAACGTGGCGTCGGTGCAGATCATCCTGAACTGCCTGCGGCTCAAGCCGCTGGAGCGCGTGCTGCCGGCGGCGGCCGAGGCGGGCGCGGGGATCATCGCGCGGGTGCCGCTGGCGTCGGGCCTGCTGTCGGGGCGGTACACGGCGTCGACGACGTTCGCCGAGAACGACCACCGGAACTTCAACCGCCACGGCGAGGCGTTCGACGTCGGCGAGACGTTCTCCGGCGTGCCGTACGAGGCCGGGCTGGCGGCCGTCGAGCGGCTGCGCGGGCTCGTGCCCGAGGGTCAGGCGCTGGCGCAGTTCGCGCTGCGCTGGATCATCGACCAGCCGGGCGTGAGCACGGTGATCCCGGGCGCGCGCAACGCGGCGCAGGCCACGGCGAACACCGCGGCGGCGGCCCTGCCCGCGTTGTCCGCCGAGGCGCTGGCGGGCGTCCGCGAAACGTACGACGAGCTGATCCGGCCGCTGGTGCACGATCGCTGGTGA
- a CDS encoding nitroreductase family protein: MMTPEELLTTTRTVRKRLDLDRPVPLDLVKHCVQVALQAPSGSNTQRWQWLVVTDEDQRAALGRIYRKACLEYLDSDRAAGKLFADDPARAAVQQRVGDSVAYLADRMGDVPVLVIPCLETPSAELPAGNQAGLWASLLPAVWSFMLAARSVTLGTAWTTLHLKYEQEAAKVLELPDNVHQAALIPTAFYTGETFKPAARQPLEEVLHLDRW; encoded by the coding sequence ATGATGACGCCCGAAGAGCTCCTGACGACCACCAGGACCGTGCGCAAGCGGCTGGACCTGGATCGCCCCGTGCCGCTCGACCTGGTGAAGCACTGCGTGCAGGTGGCGCTGCAGGCGCCGAGCGGCTCGAACACGCAGCGGTGGCAGTGGCTGGTGGTCACCGACGAGGACCAGCGGGCGGCGCTCGGCCGGATCTACCGCAAGGCGTGCCTGGAGTACCTCGACTCCGACCGGGCGGCGGGCAAGCTGTTCGCGGACGACCCCGCGCGCGCCGCGGTGCAGCAGCGCGTCGGCGACAGCGTGGCGTACCTGGCCGACCGGATGGGCGACGTCCCGGTGCTGGTGATCCCGTGCCTGGAGACACCGTCGGCCGAGCTGCCGGCCGGCAACCAGGCGGGCCTGTGGGCGTCGCTGCTGCCTGCGGTGTGGAGCTTCATGCTCGCGGCCCGTTCGGTGACGCTGGGCACGGCGTGGACGACGCTGCACCTGAAGTACGAGCAGGAGGCGGCGAAGGTGCTGGAGCTGCCGGACAACGTCCACCAGGCGGCGTTGATCCCGACGGCGTTCTACACGGGCGAGACGTTCAAGCCGGCCGCGCGGCAGCCGTTGGAAGAGGTACTGCACCTCGACCGCTGGTGA
- a CDS encoding nuclear transport factor 2 family protein, which produces MTRTVPGARDVFDRFLAASVENRWDDLADLYAEDVILEMPFTLPGVPRVTQGREELRRRFHAAAGARRITKADNVVVHETANPAVLVAEFELHQEMRGEAFTVSYVMVVTVEGGLIKHTRDYTDTAAAAERIKAWSPAGKSAG; this is translated from the coding sequence ATGACTCGTACCGTGCCCGGCGCGCGTGACGTCTTCGACCGCTTCCTCGCCGCCTCGGTCGAGAACCGGTGGGACGACCTCGCCGATCTCTACGCCGAAGACGTCATCCTCGAAATGCCCTTCACCCTCCCCGGCGTGCCCCGCGTGACCCAGGGCCGCGAGGAACTCCGGCGTCGCTTCCACGCGGCCGCCGGTGCCCGGCGGATCACCAAGGCGGACAACGTGGTCGTCCACGAAACGGCGAACCCGGCCGTGCTCGTCGCCGAATTCGAGCTGCACCAGGAAATGCGCGGCGAAGCCTTCACCGTCTCGTACGTCATGGTCGTCACCGTCGAGGGCGGGCTGATCAAGCACACCCGCGACTACACCGACACCGCCGCGGCGGCGGAACGGATCAAGGCGTGGTCGCCTGCTGGGAAGTCGGCGGGATGA
- a CDS encoding anti-sigma factor — MEDNAPLVPEGAQVIEVRTAAIPHVVPTLRTIVADIAMRQDFDLDAVEDLRMAVDEACSLLLPASSDGKLTCVFSWNGPRIEVSVSVFSDSPDHEDDTGLSWQLLTALATTAERTITPKDGRYLSRVDLVRESQVADS; from the coding sequence GTGGAGGACAACGCCCCGCTCGTGCCGGAAGGCGCGCAGGTCATCGAGGTGCGGACGGCCGCGATCCCGCACGTCGTGCCCACGCTGCGAACCATCGTGGCCGACATCGCGATGCGCCAGGACTTCGACCTCGACGCCGTCGAGGACCTCCGGATGGCGGTGGACGAAGCCTGCTCGCTGCTGCTCCCCGCCAGCTCGGACGGCAAGCTCACGTGCGTCTTCTCGTGGAACGGGCCGCGCATCGAGGTTTCCGTCTCGGTCTTTTCGGACAGCCCGGACCACGAGGACGACACCGGGCTTTCCTGGCAGCTGCTGACCGCGCTCGCGACGACGGCCGAGCGCACCATCACGCCGAAGGACGGCCGCTACCTGTCCCGGGTCGACCTGGTCCGGGAAAGCCAGGTGGCGGACTCGTGA
- a CDS encoding WhiB family transcriptional regulator, protein MADVSRLPNVVAEEWEWQLNGSCRGADSSLFFHTDNERGSARERRESRAKAICQTCPVLAQCRQHAMTVQEPYGIWGGLGEIERRQLFLRQRRAARKAVGAH, encoded by the coding sequence GTGGCTGACGTGAGCCGGCTGCCCAACGTGGTTGCTGAAGAGTGGGAATGGCAGCTGAACGGCTCGTGCCGCGGTGCCGACAGCAGTCTGTTCTTCCACACCGACAACGAGCGCGGTTCCGCGCGCGAGCGGCGCGAGTCGCGCGCCAAGGCCATCTGCCAGACCTGCCCGGTCCTGGCGCAGTGCCGCCAGCACGCGATGACCGTGCAGGAGCCGTACGGCATCTGGGGCGGCCTCGGCGAGATCGAACGGCGGCAGCTGTTCCTCCGCCAGCGGCGAGCGGCCCGGAAGGCCGTCGGCGCCCACTGA
- a CDS encoding ATP-binding protein has translation MTTSKTPQHTFAAAAPLRVFLPADVTAPALARHEIRTALLARGVCERRLDDVLLAASELVTNAFEHGERPQRMELEYSGGHLTLRVYDTGPLLPELRAPSPAEARSRGLVLVQALSVDWGFERCPGGKYVWAVFRVADA, from the coding sequence ATGACGACGTCGAAGACGCCGCAGCACACCTTTGCTGCCGCGGCCCCCCTGAGGGTCTTCCTCCCGGCCGATGTCACCGCTCCGGCGCTGGCCCGGCACGAGATCCGGACGGCGCTGCTCGCGCGGGGCGTGTGCGAGCGCCGGCTGGACGACGTCCTGCTGGCCGCGTCGGAGCTGGTCACGAACGCCTTCGAGCACGGCGAGCGGCCGCAGCGGATGGAGCTGGAGTACTCCGGCGGGCACCTGACGCTGCGCGTCTACGACACCGGCCCGCTGCTGCCCGAGCTGCGGGCGCCGTCCCCGGCCGAGGCGCGCAGCCGCGGGCTGGTGCTGGTCCAGGCGCTGTCGGTGGACTGGGGCTTCGAGCGCTGCCCCGGCGGCAAGTACGTCTGGGCGGTCTTCCGGGTCGCGGACGCCTGA
- a CDS encoding ABC transporter permease has translation MTATLSRAEAGVAPAHELAGTWHLTRLALRRDRVVLPIWIVLLSVVPAGTVNTFTQFYPTVADRLALQAGANANPSYALLYGPPFDLTTAGGFIAWRMCGFLALLTGLMAVFTVTRHTRAEEDTGRAELLASAVVGRYAALTSALLVAGGASVLIGLVQAVSLIGAGLPAAGSVAFGASEALAGLGFTAVAAVAVQLAEYSRTANGIGTAVVGAAFLLRGAGDSTVDARWLSWLSPIGWVQQVRAFAVERWWVLLLPAAFALVVGGIGYWLLPRRDVGVGILPPRPGPARAAPGLRSPLALAWRLHRGPLLGWLIGVAVVGAVFGSIASGIGDLVGSSPQAQQIFERLGGSHALTQAFLAAMAGMFAMVASLYGVQAALRMRGEETAIRLEPVLATSVGKLRWAAGHLVFAFFGTAALLLVGGLFMGLANGLRTADVGGSIGDTLAGMLVQLPAAWVVVAVAVAIFGLLPAYSAAAWAVGALALLLSLFGPVVNLPQAVLDVSPFQHPPKLPGQEFAATPIVWLLVVAAVALVAGLIGWRRRDVG, from the coding sequence ATGACCGCGACCCTTTCGCGCGCCGAAGCCGGCGTCGCCCCGGCCCACGAGCTCGCCGGCACCTGGCACCTCACCCGGCTCGCGCTGCGCCGCGACCGCGTGGTCCTGCCGATCTGGATCGTGCTGCTCAGCGTCGTCCCGGCCGGCACGGTCAACACGTTCACGCAGTTCTACCCGACGGTGGCCGACCGGCTCGCCCTCCAGGCCGGCGCCAACGCCAACCCGTCGTACGCGCTGCTCTACGGGCCGCCGTTCGACCTGACCACGGCCGGCGGGTTCATCGCCTGGCGCATGTGCGGGTTCCTGGCGCTGCTCACCGGGCTGATGGCGGTCTTCACCGTCACCCGGCACACCCGCGCCGAGGAGGACACCGGGCGCGCGGAGCTGCTCGCGTCCGCGGTCGTCGGCCGGTACGCGGCGCTGACGTCGGCGCTGCTGGTGGCCGGCGGGGCGAGCGTACTGATCGGGCTGGTCCAGGCGGTCAGCCTGATCGGCGCCGGGCTGCCCGCGGCCGGCTCGGTCGCCTTCGGCGCGTCGGAAGCGTTGGCGGGACTGGGGTTCACGGCCGTCGCGGCGGTCGCCGTCCAGCTCGCCGAGTACTCGCGCACGGCCAACGGGATCGGCACCGCCGTGGTCGGCGCCGCCTTCCTGCTGCGCGGCGCCGGGGACTCCACTGTGGACGCCCGCTGGCTGTCGTGGCTGTCGCCGATCGGCTGGGTACAGCAAGTCCGGGCGTTCGCCGTCGAACGCTGGTGGGTGCTCCTGCTGCCGGCGGCCTTCGCGCTCGTCGTCGGCGGGATCGGGTACTGGCTGCTCCCCCGCCGTGACGTCGGGGTCGGCATCCTGCCGCCGCGACCCGGTCCCGCGCGGGCGGCACCGGGCCTGCGCTCGCCGCTCGCGCTCGCCTGGCGGCTGCACCGCGGCCCGCTGCTCGGCTGGCTGATCGGGGTGGCCGTCGTCGGCGCGGTCTTCGGGTCGATCGCCAGCGGCATCGGCGACCTCGTCGGATCGAGCCCGCAGGCGCAGCAGATCTTCGAGCGGCTCGGCGGCAGCCACGCGCTGACGCAGGCGTTCCTCGCCGCGATGGCCGGGATGTTCGCCATGGTCGCCTCGCTCTACGGCGTCCAGGCGGCGCTGCGGATGCGCGGCGAGGAGACCGCGATCCGGCTCGAACCGGTGCTGGCCACCAGCGTCGGCAAGCTGCGCTGGGCAGCCGGTCACCTGGTGTTCGCCTTCTTCGGCACGGCGGCGCTGCTGCTGGTCGGCGGCCTCTTCATGGGCCTGGCCAACGGCTTGCGCACCGCCGACGTCGGCGGCTCGATCGGCGACACCCTCGCCGGGATGCTCGTCCAGCTGCCCGCGGCCTGGGTGGTGGTCGCGGTCGCGGTGGCGATCTTCGGCCTGCTGCCGGCGTACTCGGCCGCGGCGTGGGCGGTGGGCGCGCTGGCGTTGCTGCTCAGCCTGTTCGGCCCGGTGGTGAACCTGCCGCAGGCGGTGCTGGACGTCTCGCCGTTCCAGCACCCGCCGAAGCTCCCGGGCCAGGAGTTCGCCGCGACGCCGATCGTCTGGCTGCTGGTGGTCGCGGCCGTCGCGCTGGTCGCCGGCCTGATCGGCTGGCGGCGCCGGGACGTCGGTTAA
- a CDS encoding TetR/AcrR family transcriptional regulator — MEKMRADARRNRAKVLAAAEEAFAVDGLAVPLDDIARLAGVGAGTVYRHFPSKEALFQAVVLERIQQFAEEARALADADEPGEVFFDYFVRVIGQASLNRAICDALAESGGHAFKAGAGEDFRAGFARLLERAQQAGAVRRDIDGDDLRALIVGCLAVERYAPGSAHLVRVVVDGLRA, encoded by the coding sequence ATGGAGAAGATGCGCGCGGACGCGCGGCGCAACCGGGCCAAGGTCCTGGCCGCCGCCGAGGAGGCGTTCGCCGTCGATGGGCTGGCCGTGCCGCTCGACGACATCGCGCGGCTGGCCGGGGTCGGGGCCGGCACCGTCTACCGGCACTTCCCCAGCAAGGAAGCGCTCTTCCAGGCCGTCGTGCTCGAGCGCATCCAGCAGTTCGCCGAAGAAGCCCGCGCGCTCGCCGACGCGGACGAGCCCGGTGAGGTCTTCTTCGACTACTTCGTCCGCGTCATCGGCCAGGCGTCCCTCAACCGGGCCATCTGCGACGCGCTCGCCGAGTCCGGCGGGCACGCCTTCAAAGCCGGTGCGGGCGAAGACTTCCGCGCGGGCTTCGCGCGGCTGCTCGAACGGGCGCAGCAGGCCGGCGCCGTCCGGCGGGACATCGACGGGGACGACCTGCGCGCGCTCATCGTCGGCTGCCTCGCCGTCGAGCGGTACGCGCCGGGCAGCGCGCACCTCGTCCGCGTCGTCGTCGACGGGCTGCGGGCCTAG
- a CDS encoding STAS domain-containing protein, with the protein MPAADQNATPPGFGITLDTDATEPRVVVTGELDLLTSPQLQEALAGLIADKRAQRVVADLTGVTFFDSSALNVVLRAQRQAGEQDVELEVVPSPAVSRVIELTGVAEHLSVSEDPQA; encoded by the coding sequence ATGCCCGCAGCCGACCAGAACGCCACCCCGCCCGGGTTCGGCATCACGCTGGACACCGACGCGACGGAGCCCCGGGTGGTGGTCACCGGCGAGCTCGATCTGCTCACCAGCCCGCAGCTGCAGGAGGCCCTGGCGGGGCTGATCGCGGACAAGCGCGCGCAGCGGGTCGTGGCCGATCTGACCGGGGTGACCTTCTTCGATTCCTCCGCGCTGAACGTGGTGCTCCGCGCACAACGCCAGGCCGGCGAGCAGGATGTCGAGCTCGAGGTCGTCCCGAGCCCTGCGGTGAGCCGCGTGATCGAGCTCACCGGCGTGGCCGAACACCTGAGCGTGTCGGAGGACCCCCAAGCCTGA
- a CDS encoding MFS transporter, with translation MCQVGMMGALGNRDFRRLWIADLASQFGSRIDVLAVPLLAVSALGASVFEVSLLRTAETLPYLVLGLQVGAWCDRIRQRPLLIAADVGRAALIATIPVAALFGVLGLPQLLLVVLGAGLLGVFFDIAHQTYVPRLVPREQLPEANARLQTNLSMAAVAGPGLAGLIVQALGAAAALAADAVSYLWSALWLRRIGTPDVRPAPRPRRLLREIGEGLRVVRGNRVLLAISAHGAVSSLFQSAHLAIVIVFLSRDVGLSAWAIGLLGTASLTGALTAGLTARRLGARIGQARALWGAGVLFGLAYQLYPLTGPGWGLTCYVAAGFFASYGVIVLNVFGMSFQQAVAPPELLGRVNSITHTLVLGMVPLGSLLGGALATAFGTRPTMRIAAAGVLAAAAILVCSPLRKLRDLTDAPAGRP, from the coding sequence ATGTGCCAGGTTGGAATGATGGGGGCACTGGGGAACCGCGACTTCCGACGGCTGTGGATCGCCGATCTCGCCAGCCAGTTCGGCAGCCGGATCGACGTGCTGGCGGTGCCGCTGCTGGCCGTCTCCGCCCTCGGCGCGTCGGTCTTCGAGGTCTCGCTGCTGCGCACCGCGGAGACGCTCCCCTACCTGGTGCTCGGCCTGCAGGTCGGCGCCTGGTGCGACCGGATCCGCCAGCGGCCGCTGCTGATCGCCGCCGACGTGGGGCGTGCGGCGCTGATCGCGACGATCCCGGTCGCCGCCCTGTTCGGTGTGCTCGGCCTGCCCCAGCTGCTGCTCGTGGTCCTCGGGGCCGGGCTGCTCGGCGTGTTCTTCGACATCGCGCACCAGACGTACGTCCCCCGGCTGGTGCCGCGCGAGCAGCTGCCGGAGGCGAACGCGCGGCTCCAGACGAACCTGTCGATGGCGGCGGTCGCCGGCCCCGGCCTGGCCGGGCTGATCGTCCAGGCGCTCGGCGCCGCGGCCGCGCTCGCCGCCGATGCCGTGAGCTACCTGTGGTCGGCGCTGTGGTTGCGCCGCATCGGAACGCCGGACGTGCGCCCGGCCCCTCGGCCGCGGCGGCTGCTGCGCGAGATCGGCGAAGGACTGCGCGTGGTGCGCGGCAACCGCGTCCTGCTGGCGATCAGCGCGCACGGCGCGGTGTCGAGCCTCTTCCAGTCGGCACACCTGGCGATCGTGATCGTCTTCCTGTCCCGCGACGTCGGGCTCTCCGCGTGGGCGATCGGGCTGCTCGGCACGGCGTCGCTGACCGGCGCGCTGACCGCCGGGCTCACCGCGCGGCGGCTCGGCGCGAGGATCGGCCAGGCGCGGGCCCTCTGGGGTGCCGGCGTGCTGTTCGGCCTGGCCTACCAGCTCTACCCGCTCACCGGGCCCGGCTGGGGGCTCACCTGCTACGTCGCCGCCGGGTTCTTCGCGAGCTACGGCGTCATCGTGCTGAACGTGTTCGGGATGAGCTTCCAGCAGGCGGTCGCGCCGCCGGAGCTGCTGGGCCGGGTCAACTCGATCACCCACACGCTGGTCCTCGGGATGGTCCCGCTGGGCAGCCTGCTGGGCGGCGCCCTCGCGACCGCGTTCGGCACGCGGCCGACGATGCGGATCGCGGCCGCCGGCGTGCTCGCGGCGGCGGCGATCCTGGTCTGCTCGCCGCTGCGGAAACTGCGTGACCTGACCGACGCCCCGGCGGGCCGCCCCTAG
- a CDS encoding ABC transporter ATP-binding protein, with the protein MENAIAISGLHKSFGRTKALDGLDLQVPTGEVHGFLGPNGAGKSTTVRVLLGLLHADSGDVRLLGGDPWKDAASLHRRLAYVPGDVNLWPNLSGGEVIDLLGRLRGGLDEKRRADLVERFDLDPKKKGRTYSKGNRQKVAIVAALASRVDLLILDEPTSGLDPLMEATFQYAIQEEREQGRTVLLSSHILAEVEALCDKVSIIRNGRTVESGTLAELRHLTRTSITAELAGPPNGLTKLANIHDLKVEGNRVRFDVETRSLDEALRRLTEVGVRSLVSQPPTLEELFLRHYTTEASAK; encoded by the coding sequence ATGGAAAACGCCATCGCGATCTCCGGCCTCCACAAGTCGTTCGGCCGGACGAAGGCCCTCGACGGCCTCGATCTGCAGGTACCTACTGGGGAAGTACACGGTTTCCTCGGCCCGAACGGCGCCGGGAAGTCGACCACCGTCCGGGTGCTGCTCGGCCTGCTCCACGCGGACTCGGGGGACGTCCGGCTGCTCGGCGGCGACCCGTGGAAGGACGCCGCGAGCCTGCACCGCCGCCTGGCCTACGTGCCCGGCGACGTCAACCTCTGGCCCAACCTCTCCGGCGGCGAGGTGATCGACCTGCTCGGCCGCCTGCGCGGCGGGCTCGACGAGAAGCGGCGCGCCGACCTCGTCGAGCGGTTCGACCTCGACCCGAAGAAGAAGGGGCGGACGTACTCGAAGGGCAACCGGCAGAAGGTCGCCATCGTCGCCGCCCTCGCCTCACGGGTCGACCTGCTGATCCTCGACGAACCGACGTCCGGGCTCGACCCGCTGATGGAGGCGACGTTCCAGTACGCCATCCAGGAGGAGCGCGAGCAGGGCCGGACCGTGCTGCTCTCCAGCCACATCCTCGCCGAGGTCGAGGCGCTGTGCGACAAGGTCAGCATCATCCGCAACGGCCGGACGGTCGAGTCCGGCACGCTCGCCGAACTGCGCCACCTGACCAGGACGTCGATCACCGCCGAGCTGGCCGGCCCGCCGAACGGGCTCACGAAGCTGGCGAACATCCACGACCTCAAGGTCGAGGGCAACCGCGTCCGGTTCGACGTCGAGACGCGCTCGCTCGACGAAGCCCTGCGCCGGCTCACCGAGGTCGGCGTGCGCAGCCTGGTCAGCCAGCCGCCGACGCTCGAAGAGCTGTTCCTGCGGCACTACACCACCGAAGCGAGCGCGAAATGA